Proteins encoded within one genomic window of Setaria italica strain Yugu1 chromosome IV, Setaria_italica_v2.0, whole genome shotgun sequence:
- the LOC101770300 gene encoding uncharacterized protein LOC101770300 codes for MEEQGKINKDTVTKFKAMDKILNNIDSKVTEVESLNHQVMNMMKMLETQVTQLDGHFTSNEGKLPGQSRNQESAKATQTPSRKKIEDPERSMGARKPKPASKVEMTSKEKTPTPAPEIEMKEPKSNINMPLLDALQVPTYACYFKDILMNKREISQFTTDHIKMTKECSATIVNPAAEKKRDSGCLTIPCSIGALMFERALCDLGASVSVMPKAVFEKLRLPKPNQLPCITEDVPMKTGNHFFSIDFLVLKMGEGAKSPLIQGRPFLKTAKANIDIGKGEIKFNINGTISAFKFRPSFEEEKNKKAEEKKPAEVAVIQKKEERQLVKTKKIAKPMPTLKLKMVKKWVPKTFDEPHGIPEAVPQPSRRATRSQSRYAEKMSIYGFTIKRKEEEERLNKIEGRLVANHDFDDDFL; via the exons ATGGAGGAGCAAGGCAAGATTAATAAAGATACTGTCACTAAGTTCAAGGCTATGGACAAGATTTTGAATAACATTGATAGCAAGGTGACAGAGGTCGAAAGTTTGaaccaccaagtgatgaacatgatgaagatgctgGAGACTCAAGTAACACAATTAGATGGGCATTTTACAAGCAATGAAGGGAAGTTGCCGGGACAATCGAGGAATCAAGAGTCAGCTAAAGCTACTCAAACTCCCTCAAGAAAGAAAATAGAAGATCCAGAACGTTCGATGGGAGCTAGGAAGCCTAAACCAGCTTCTAAAGTAGAGATGACTTCAAAGGAGAAGACACCTACCCCAGCACCGGAGATTGAAATGAAAGAGCCAAA GTCGAACATCAATATGCCACTACTGGATGctctacaagttccaacctacGCTTGCTACTTCAAGGATATACTGATGAACAAGCGAGAGATCTCGCAGTTCACTACAGACCACATCAAGATGACAAAAGAGTGCAGTGCTACAATCGTTAATCCAGCTGCCGAGAAGAAAAGAGATTCTGGATGTCTGACCATCCCGTGTTCAATTGGAGCACTGATGTTCGAAAGGGCATTATGTGATCTTGGCGCAAGTGTGAGCGTCATGCCTAAAGCTGTGTTCGAGAAGCTACGCCTGCCGAAGCCGAACCAACTGCCAT GCATTACTGAAGATGTACCTATGAAGACTGGGAATCACTTTTTCTCTATTGACttcttggtactcaagatgggAGAAGGAGCTAAATCCCCACTCATCCAGGGAAGGCCGTTCTTGAAGACCGCAAAAGCAAACATAGATATTGGGAAGGGTGAGATCAAGTTCAATATTAATGGCACTATAAGTGCATTCAAGTTTCGCCCAAGCTTTGAG gaggagaagaacaagaaggcagaagaaaagaagccaGCAGAAGTTGCTGTCATCCAAAAGAAGGAAGAACGCCAGCTTGTGAAGACcaaaaagatagccaagcctATGCCTACATTGAAGTtgaagatggtgaagaagtggGTGCCAAAGACT TTTGATGAGCCGCATGGAATTCCAGAAGCTGTGCCACAACCTTCGAGGAGAGCAACTCGCTCTCAGAGTAGGTACGCCGAGAAGATGTCTATATATGGCTTCACCATaaagagaaaggaagaagaggaaaggcTAAATAAAATTGAAGGAAGACTTGTTGCCAACCATGATTTCGACGATGATTTTCTTTAG